From a region of the Nothobranchius furzeri strain GRZ-AD chromosome 12, NfurGRZ-RIMD1, whole genome shotgun sequence genome:
- the LOC107376560 gene encoding retinoic acid-induced protein 1 isoform X1 has translation MQSFRERSSGYHSNQPCYQQEPQELSRLETYRQHPHHPHPQHPHPGPGPHPGPGPGHNRSGYQAHPLANTANLPPASGAGIGGPKDCYSQQTYTSYQGNGGGNGSGNGGSAATQAKKSFRGGKVPPPNPGQHMQGPGSYSNPMGPGNYSAQYMSEGHLQQKWEDPAHLAQYEQEMVGRLEAGAAPTPSSSQFMDSNMLGHSQPQCHQPSTPNYSSPHHQPHPPNPSPSPLMYPQSHLHYSQHSPSPSSYMEKCSPMPHCYKGYNMPPNSQYGRQMSSHGGLKQGAYRSPQNSYGYQQSNPRGFEQQPPLQTMTNPQEPLSKYQHFNQPQQSYCLSELPVRSPEQYYQTCSPSSSHSPARSVGRSPSYSSTPSPLMTNPESFQYGQPPMTPGAASSSSSSSAGLQEQASANTMLMPPRSHPSPNIPHATPHSYTTTPQVPTLKERFSEKLLSNPSLWSLNALTSQVENISNNVQQLLLSEALVANKKGSKRSSGGSNSSGGSGVSSKKGDEYKSPPYPDSCSNLGGGPIQDPYSTPQHQSLPMELHEGGYSSSSDEPLDRGYYYFGQGRSPAQAHNNTQLSLDTASSCSIASPDDMSTRSGDSGLHNLTPDPTRCQIGQGGDSMGTPVKSLTDEMSPKCITIPSPMKQERDSPSDMQHISQSIKENFEESAWTEKLAEKEEMTTVKALDCASDGNMINPTEKQEKWSDEEKCPDVYCKVNTEMTEKSYCYDETVYREGQGKYDSDARDSIEQSPAALSDSSNKEHFGQELKSEAFKSESPTASESSVKTLPFTSRGDLEQDQYSTEKDESSENTSPTPQVDVLEDSSSDKRESRDQENEEGGKEEVREEVVEEEHFKIQKKLKACLYPLVSEEVREESVEGEKETQSLAQEHINNRDNLENCSADLCSRTENQSCVLSADGDFAGAPSHLNAAAATTAADASARESAIGDTAPQSQSATPVFSALNDKAAPPGQTRDHIDHSDAKVLEPDSPQLPGKSILPSAPSWADTPPSPKKGDEDVEPGISCASAVTPLAKPEPVAPSAQPRAFGRKHTRGRRRITQSVVGIRRQLSLERGGEKEDDLTTQKTCMPSSKTALISDQTSLVHQESIVGQTPKMPADAFQSRMCTRSFNAPDMPPKADLNVKRKPGPKLGAKPGPKPGSKLGATPGPKARAKPGSRPGPKPNLKPGPKLTPKPGQKPVPNDSELPPKIEIIVKRKPGPKAGLKSVPKPAAKSGQKPGPKPAEGLSSIDTTPIKASVGRPRGSICKAKPANQENTNQQFTEVQSRSRKNLKPTMSQKSLDVKPVEQEAKEAPPEVKVPEKESKNMVLRSRKPSQEKMSKGKEKNVGEEIQTPTLTDVKVCDLSPDVEEVVSEDQNLTLSPDADKTTDDSPPTLPVQSKETKVKILPPVKRKSSPEPSTIQVKRKRGPKPKPKTLPPQPSLQEQIVPTDKSVRGTRRRRGPPKKIPVVTPITKGTAPYISGPSTISEVNVVAPTKTKVLPPRKGRGQKYEAMVQKIASPSLKKHILTPQQDISSNDNVAAKALSEIVLKEGETSAQISGAEMGECAKDGEEHHGEAVKNETSQESEKHEVSQEAPAQEVEGERVEKKVEQANGTSQEKFKPKTQQDCVHDKVCTSVETPSEAEASDEKTEQASEIVSTLATKCARTKRKRWAMVESTDASVVALEADSLIITTPRLAKQRAIKNNHEMHLKQRRKKRKGEAPLEVTETVEEANNETAESQDTVEETVINTEPTIPPPIIQDEVLETPQVVSTELIQKPRRGRKPSANPSKKKRSKPSTEHILGKPVRVHKKPGPKPGMKDAIEVIEAVVRAAGCEQQQKEEREKEERERTEKETDENQETCVVGPVVTVTEKQNELISVKRIRRKPIYQSSKLSFCPYVRINNSRDFSSWCAIVNKPEDTVVFQRRRKKGILRMRNPFTVAKVVPHTAAMLLGPMVNTNLIGRCLACSLCGKPANYKDLGDLCGPYYAEDSIPRKALTIPHTQSFREESDKSNRDDSSVSEVPGTSSNSEGATTSEKEETTEASSQGASSSKHHHWRYRRLERPERLCQEGRPRRLTLRERFRRMKQLQTISTEASRDEEGNESKLQRLQMEVEAEEHWVHENCAIWTKGIVMVAARLYGLKEAASKSAQMSCYKCQIAGASLSCCWRGCSYKYHYVCAKEIGCTFHEDDFSIKCPKHEVRK, from the exons ATGCAGTCCTTCCGTGAGCGCAGCAGTGGTTACCACAGCAACcagccctgctatcagcaggagccCCAAGAATTATCTCGCCTGGAGACCTACCGGCAGCACCCACACCATCCCCACCCCCAGCACCCTCACCCGGGGCCTGGTCCGCATCcaggcccaggcccagggcacaACAGGTCAGGCTATCAGGCCCATCCATTGGCAAACACGGCTAATTTGCCTCCAGCCAGTGGAGCAGGAATCGGAGGACCCAAAGACTGTTACAGCCAGCAAACCTACACTAGTTACCAAGGTAATGGTGGAGGAAATggcagtggaaatgggggctcagCAGCAACACAAGCAAAAAAAAGTTTTAGAGGAGGCAAAGTACCCCCACCTAACCCAGGGCAGCACATGCAGGGTCCTGGAAGCTACTCTAATCCAATGGGCCCTGGAAATTATTCTGCCCAGTATATGAGCGAGGGTCACCTCCAGCAGAAGTGGGAGGACCCAGCCCATTTGGCACAGTATGAACAGGAAATGGTGGGACGTTTGGAAGCTGGTGCTGCACCTACACCAAGCTCCTCCCAGTTCATGGACTCAAACATGCTTGGGCACTCTCAACCCCAGTGCCATCAGCCATCTACCCCTAATTATTCAAGCCCCCACCACCAGCCTCACCCTCCTAACCCTTCCCCATCACCTCTCATGTACCCCCAGAGTCACTTACATTACTCGCAGCACTCCCCCTCCCCTTCGTCATACATGGAAAAGTGCAGTCCAATGCCCCATTGTTATAAAGGGTACAATATGCCTCCCAATTCTCAATATGGCAGACAGATGAGTAGCCATGGCGGTTTGAAGCAGGGGGCCTATAGGTCGCCCCAGAACAGTTACGGGTACCAGCAGTCAAACCCCAGAGGTTTTGAGCAGCAGCCCCCTTTACAGACAATGACCAACCCACAAGAACCCCTCTCTAAATACCAACACTTCAACCAACCCCAACAGAGCTACTGTCTCTCAGAGCTGCCTGTCAGATCTCCAGAACAATATTATCAGACATGCAGCCCTTCCTCAAGTCACTCTCCCGCACGCTCTGTAGGGCGCTCACCTTCATATAGCTCCACCCCTTCACCTCTAATGACCAATCCAGAGTCATTCCAATATGGGCAGCCGCCCATGACACCTGGAGcagcctcctcttcatcatcctcttcaGCTGGACTACAAGAGCAAGCCAGTGCCAACACCATGTTGATGCCCCCACGATCACACCCTTCACCAAACATTCCCCATGCAACTCCCCACAGCTACACCACCACACCACAAGTACCCACTCTGAAGGAGCGCTTCTCAGAAAAACTACTGTCAAACCCCAGCTTATGGAGTCTGAATGCTCTCACCTCTCAGGTGGAGAATATCTCCAACAATGTCCAGCAACTGTTGCTTTCTGAGGCCTTGGTTGCCAACAAGAAGGGTAGTAAGCGTAGCAGTGGTGGGAGCAACAGCAGTGGTGGAAGTGGAGTATCCTCTAAAAAGGGCGATGAATATAAAAGTCCTCCGTATCCAGATAGTTGTAGTAATTTGGGTGGGGGCCCCATCCAAGACCCTTATTCTACCCCACAGCACCAGTCACTGCCCATGGAACTCCATGAGGGCGGCTACTCCAGCAGTAGTGATGAGCCACTGGACAGGGGCTACTACTACTTTGGCCAGGGCAGAAGTCCAGCGCAGGCCCATAACAACACGCAACTAAGTCTGGACACAGCCTCATCTTGCTCCATTGCATCTCCAGACGACATGTCCACAAGGTCGGGGGATTCGGGTCTGCACAATCTAACCCCTGACCCTACCAGATGTCAAATAGGGCAAGGGGGAGATAGCATGGGGACTCCAGTGAAGAGCCTTACTGACGAGATGTCTCCAAAATGCATCACAATTCCAAGCCCTATGAAACAAGAAAGAGATTCACCTTCAGATATGCAACACATCAGTCAGTCTATCAAAGAAAATTTTGAAGAATCAGCATGGACAGAAAAGTTGGCGGAAAAAGAAGAGATGACAACAGTAAAGGCGCTTGACTGTGCGAGTGATGGAAACATGATTAATCCTACAGAGAAGCAAGAAAAATGGTCAGATGAGGAAAAATGTCCAGATGTCTACTGCAAAGTAAACACAGAGATGACAGAAAAAAGCTATTGCTATGATGAGACGGTATATCGAGAGGGTCAAGGTAAATATGACTCAGATGCGAGAGACTCCATTGAACAGTCCCCAGCAGCTCTCTCTGACTCCAGCAACAAAGAGCACTTTGGACAAGAATTGAAATCAGAGGCATTCAAATCAGAATCTCCAACTGCATCTGAGAGTTCTGTGAAAACATTGCCTTTTACTTCAAGGGGGGACCTTGAGCAGGATCAATACTCTACAGAGAAAGATGAGAGctcagagaacacctctccaaccccCCAAGTTGATGTCTTGGAAGACAGCAGCTCAGACAAAAGAGAGAGTAGAGATCAGGAGAATGAAGAAGGGGGAAAGGAAGAGGTAAGAGAGGAAGTTGTTGAAGAGGAACATTTCAAAATACAGAAAAAACTAAAAGCATGTCTTTACCCACTTGTCTCTGAAGAAGTAAGGGAAGAGTCTGTAGAGGGAGAGAAAGAAACCCAGTCATTGGCTCAAGAGCATATAAATAATAGAGACAACCTGGAGAATTGTTCAGCAGATCTCTGCAGCAGGACAGAGAATCAGAGTTGTGTGCTCAGTGCTGACGGTGACTTTGCAGGGGCACCAAGCCATctaaatgcagcagcagcaaccacagcagcAGATGCATCGGCAAGGGAGTCAGCCATTGGTGACACAGCTCCTCAGTCACAGTCTGCTACGCCAGTCTTTTCTGCTCTCAACGACAAGGCAGCGCCTCCAGGTCAAACAAGGGATCATATTGATCACAGTGATGCTAAAGTACTGGAGCCAGATTCTCCCCAGCTACCGGGAAAGTCAATACTCCCTTCAGCCCCATCCTGGGCCGACACTCCACCTTCTCCCAAAAAAGGAGATGAGGACGTAGAACCAGGCATCAGTTGTGCCAGTGCCGTGACCCCACTGGCCAAACCAGAGCCTGTGGCCCCATCTGCTCAGCCAAGGGCATTTGGACGTAAACACACCAGGGGCAGAAGAAGAATAACGCAATCAGTTGTGGGAATTCGGCGACAGTTAAGCTTGGAGAGAGGGGGAGAAAAGGAGGACGATTTGACGACACAAAAAACCTGCATGCCTTCAAGTAAAACTGCTTTGATTTCAGATCAAACTAGCTTGGTTCATCAAGAGTCTATTGTGGGTCAGACTCCCAAAATGCCAGCAGACGCTTTTCAATCAAGAATGTGCACTCGATCATTTAACGCACCTGACATGCCACCCAAAGCTGACCTTAATGTGAAGAGAAAACCAGGTCCAAAACTTGGTGCTAAGCCTGGGCCTAAACCAGGGTCTAAACTAGGTGCAACACCTGGACCAAAGGCTAGAGCAAAACCAGGGTCAAGACCAGGACCTAAACCTAACCTAAAGCCTGGTCCAAAACTAACTCCAAAACCAGGACAAAAACCTGTACCAAATGATTCTGAACTACCCCCTAAAATTGAAATAATAGTAAAACGGAAGCCAGGACCGAAAGCAGGTTTGAAATCTGTACCCAAACCAGCTGCAAAGTCAGGTCAAAAGCCTGGTCCTAAGCCTGCAGAAGGTTTATCCTCTATTGACACCACTCCTATCAAAGCTTCAGTAGGTCGCCCTAGGGGGTCAATCTGTAAAGCCAAACCAGCAAACCAAGAAAATACAAATCAACAATTTACAGAAGTACAAAGCAGGAGCCGGAAGAACCTAAAACCAACAATGTCCCAAAAGAGCCTGGATGTAAAACCAGTAGAACAAGAGGCAAAAGAAGCACCCCCAGAGGTAAAGGTGCCGGAGAAGGAGAGTAAGAACATGGTCTTGAGATCAAGGAAACCCTCACAAGAAAAAATGtcaaaagggaaagagaaaaacgtaGGAGAGGAAATTCAAACGCCCACACTAACAGATGTTAAAGTCTGTGACTTGTCTCCAGATGTAGAGGAGGTTGTATCAGAGGATCAAAATCTAACTCTTAGCCCTGATGCAGACAAAACAACGGATGATTCACCACCCACATTGCCGGTCCAATCAAAGGAAACAAAGGTAAAGATACTCCCTCCTGTAAAGCGGAAATCTAGCCCAGAACCTTCCACTATACAAGTGAAGAGAAAGAGGGGTCCAAAGCCCAAACCAAAAACATTGCCACCTCAACCTTCGTTGCAAGAACAGATTGTCCCTACAGACAAAAGTGTCCGAGGCACCAGAAGAAGGAGAGGGCCACCTAAAAAAATCCCTGTGGTCACACCCATAACCAAAGGCACTGCTCCATACATCAGTGGACCTTCCACCATCAGTGAGGTGAATGTGGTAGCTCCTACCAAAACAAAAGTTCTCCCGCCTCGGAAAGGCAGAGGCCAAAAGTACGAGGCAATGGTGCAGAAGATTGCATCTCCTAGCCTAAAGAAACACATCCTAACTCCACAACAAGACATCAGCTCAAATGACAATGTGGCAGCTAAAGCATTGTCTGAAATTGTGTTGAAGGAAGGAGAAACTTCTGCCCAGATAAGTGGCGCTGAGATGGGAGAATGTGCTAAAGATGGAGAAGAACATCATGGGGAGGCAGTGAAAAATGAAACATCACAAGAAAGTGAAAAACATGAAGTGAGTCAAGAGGCACCAGCACAAGAGGTGGAAGGAGAAAGGGTTGAGAAGAAGGTTGAACAAGCAAATGGTACAAGTCAGGAAAAGTTTAAACCCAAAACCCAGCAGGACTGTGTCCATGATAAGGTTTGTACTTCAGTGGAGACACCTTCAGAGGCTGAGGCTTCAGATGAGAAGACAGAACAGGCATCAGAGATTGTATCGACTCTTGCCACCAAGTGTGCCAGAACTAAAAGAAAGAGATGGGCAATGGTAGAGAGTACCGATGCTTCAGTAGTGGCCTTGGAAGCAGATAGCCTAATAATTACAACACCAAGGCTTGCCAAACAGAGGGCTATTAAAAACAACCatgaaatgcaccttaaacagaggagGAAGAAAAGAAAAGGTGAGGCCCCTTTAGAGGTGACAGAGACAGTGGAGGAGGCAAACAATGAAACTGCAGAAAGCCAAGACACAGTGGAAGAAACGGTAATAAACACAGAGCCCACAATACCGCCACCAATTATCCAGGATGAGGTCCTAGAAACCCCCCAGGTTGTCAGTACAGAGCTCATTCAGAAACCTCGAAGAGGTCGAAAACCATCGGCAAACCCAAGCAAAAAGAAAAGAAGCAAGCCCTCAACAGAGCACATTCTTGGCAAGCCAGTGAGGGTCCACAAAAAACCTGGTCCAAAACCTGGAATGAAAGACGCCATTGAGGTCATTGAGGCAGTTGTGAGGGCAGCTGGGTGTGAACAGCAACaaaaagaggagagagagaaagaagaaagagaaagaacagaAAAGGAGACTGATGAGAATCAAGAGACATGCGTTGTGGGCCCTGTAGTCACCGTCACAGAAAAACAAAATGAGCTCATTTCTGTTAAAAGAATCAGACGCAAACCAATCTATCAGTCATCTAAACTGTCTTTTTGTCCTTATGTACGGATAAACAACTCCAGGGACTTTTCCTCTTGGTGTGCCATAGTCAACAAACCTGAGGACACTGTGGTGTTTCAGAGACGCAGAAAAAAAGGCATTCTCAGAATGAGGAATCCTTTCACTGTAGCAAAGGTCGTGCCACACACTGCAGCCATGCTGCTGGGGCCCATGGTGAACACAAACCTAATTGGCCGATGTCTTGCATGTTCGCTGTGTGGAAAACCAGCAAATTACAAAGACTTGGGAGATTTGTGTGGACCCTACTACGCCGAGGACAGCATTCCACGGAAAGCTTTGACTATCCCGCACACACAGTCCTTCAGGGAAGAATCAGACAAGTCCAACAGAGACGACAGCAGTGTCTCTGAAGTGCCAGGCACCTCTTCAAATAGTGAAGGTGCAACAACCTCAGAGAAGGAGGAAACTACAGAAGCCTCCTCTCAGGGAGCAAGTAGCAGCAAGCACCACCACTGGCGCTACCGACGGCTAGAAAGGCCAGAACGATTGTGTCAAGAGGGTCGTCCACGAAGATTAACTTTAAGAGAGAGGTTCAGAAGAATGAAACAGCTCCAGACCATCAGCACGGAGGCCTCAAGGGATGAAGAGGGCAATGAAAGCAAGCTCCAAAGGCTACAGATGGAAGTAGAGGCCGAGGAACACTGGGTTCATGAAAACTGTGCCATCTGGACCAAGGGGATAGTTATGGTAGCTGCAAGACTATACGGACTGAAGGAAGCTGCCAGCAAGTCAGCCCAAATG AGCTGCTACAAGTGCCAGATTGCAGGGGCGTccctcagctgctgttggagaggaTGCTCTTATAAATACCACTATGTCTGCGCCAAAGAGATAG GCTGCACATTCCACGAGGATGACTTTTCCATCAAATGTCCCAAACACGAGGTAAGAAAATGA